A region of Paenibacillus sp. JNUCC-31 DNA encodes the following proteins:
- a CDS encoding ABC transporter permease, with protein MNFRQFAINNVVRNKRIYLAHFLSSTFSVMIFFTYALLLFHPDLKDGLKGSSNTVTMLANQGFLIAEIIIFIFSFLFLLYSVGSFLKTRKKEFGIFQIIGMTRKQMNRLLFMENLCIGLAAIVAGVGLGMIFAKLILLICGSMLAVEESLRFYFPLKAIALTVGAFLLLFVVIALSSSLLMRKGSLIDLVKSEEKPKPEPKASRLLALLSVILIGGGYAGVFAFVWITYSFPLLFGSVVLVIIGTYLLFTQLSVYAIRALKGNKRLFFRKTNLLFLSELTYRMKDNAVMFFMVSVISASAFTGIGTMLAIADPGLSSMSNPYAFTYQNSWNTPSAERHIRKIEETLIDNEVPYQKGSYIPLMDNEGNYIIKLSEYNHLAKALGYKERTLENTNESFMAPGNLTSRKALRADAGQSSSQNNFDLWVGEVHEKVRLTTPETEIVIPVEYSRDVYVVSNELYDKMNKEFKNDIQADENFYFDRKTQFVVTDWMGTRRFAPDLIESIQNDSSNQGYFEISALVLDWLNSKQTNGIILILSGLIGIVFFTFAASFTYFRLYADLERDEEQYRMIGKMGLSRPELRNIVTRQLVLMFFLPIVLAIIHSSVAFVALQQLVDFSVMGYTLRIFLVFASMQILFFLLVRWRYLRNMYAKLI; from the coding sequence ATGAATTTTCGCCAGTTCGCCATTAATAATGTTGTTCGCAACAAACGAATTTACCTGGCTCATTTCCTGAGCAGTACGTTTTCCGTCATGATCTTTTTTACGTATGCGCTGCTCTTGTTTCACCCGGATCTGAAGGATGGACTGAAGGGTTCAAGTAATACAGTGACCATGCTTGCGAATCAGGGGTTTCTAATTGCAGAGATTATTATTTTCATCTTTTCGTTTCTGTTTCTGCTCTATTCCGTAGGTTCATTTCTCAAGACGCGTAAAAAAGAATTTGGCATATTTCAAATCATTGGCATGACACGTAAACAGATGAACCGACTGTTATTTATGGAAAACTTGTGCATTGGACTCGCCGCCATTGTGGCAGGTGTTGGATTAGGAATGATCTTTGCCAAGCTGATCCTGTTGATCTGCGGTTCGATGCTGGCTGTGGAAGAAAGTCTCCGATTCTATTTTCCATTAAAAGCAATCGCACTTACTGTCGGAGCATTTCTGCTGCTGTTTGTTGTGATTGCGCTGAGCTCATCCCTGCTGATGCGTAAGGGGTCATTGATTGACCTTGTAAAATCAGAGGAAAAACCAAAACCCGAGCCTAAGGCTTCTCGTCTTTTAGCACTTCTCTCCGTCATACTCATAGGGGGTGGATATGCGGGGGTATTTGCCTTTGTATGGATCACATACTCCTTCCCTTTACTGTTTGGCAGCGTTGTTTTGGTTATTATAGGCACGTATCTGTTATTTACCCAACTTAGTGTGTATGCCATTCGGGCGCTCAAAGGCAATAAGCGTTTGTTTTTCCGCAAAACGAATTTGCTGTTTCTGTCCGAACTTACCTATCGAATGAAAGATAATGCGGTCATGTTTTTTATGGTGAGTGTGATCTCGGCTTCCGCCTTTACGGGCATTGGCACAATGCTGGCGATCGCTGATCCGGGATTGTCATCGATGTCGAATCCGTATGCATTTACTTACCAGAATTCATGGAATACCCCCAGTGCAGAACGCCACATCAGGAAGATCGAAGAGACTTTAATTGATAATGAAGTTCCGTATCAGAAAGGAAGTTATATTCCGCTGATGGATAACGAGGGCAACTATATCATCAAACTCAGTGAGTATAACCATCTGGCCAAGGCTTTAGGTTATAAAGAGCGAACGTTGGAGAATACCAATGAGTCGTTTATGGCTCCAGGTAATCTCACAAGTCGTAAAGCATTACGTGCGGATGCAGGACAGAGTTCTTCTCAGAATAACTTCGATTTGTGGGTTGGTGAAGTTCATGAAAAAGTACGGTTAACCACACCTGAAACCGAGATCGTCATCCCGGTTGAATATTCAAGGGACGTTTATGTGGTATCCAATGAGCTGTACGATAAAATGAATAAGGAATTTAAGAATGATATCCAAGCGGATGAAAATTTTTATTTCGATAGAAAAACTCAATTTGTTGTGACCGATTGGATGGGGACGCGTCGTTTTGCTCCTGACTTGATTGAATCCATTCAAAATGATTCAAGTAATCAGGGCTACTTCGAGATCAGCGCTCTCGTGCTGGATTGGCTTAATTCCAAACAAACCAACGGCATTATCCTTATTCTGAGTGGATTGATTGGCATCGTCTTCTTTACCTTTGCTGCAAGCTTTACCTACTTCCGGTTATATGCAGATCTGGAACGGGACGAAGAGCAGTACCGCATGATTGGCAAGATGGGACTGAGTCGCCCCGAGCTTCGCAACATTGTAACCAGACAGTTGGTTTTGATGTTTTTCCTGCCAATAGTGTTGGCCATTATCCACAGCTCCGTTGCCTTTGTTGCATTGCAGCAGTTGGTAGATTTCTCCGTCATGGGTTACACCTTGCGAATTTTCTTGGTATTTGCATCCATGCAGATTCTGTTCTTCCTGTTGGTACGCTGGCGTTATCTTCGCAATATGTATGCCAAATTGATCTAA
- a CDS encoding ABC transporter ATP-binding protein, whose amino-acid sequence MEICSVKQISKIYKGVVSYEALSGIDLSIQEGEFVGIMGPSGSGKTTLLNMISTIDHPTSGELQIAGKNPFELNHDELALFRRRELGFVFQSFNLLNTLTVKENIVLPLTLDGVSVEEMNERVDRLAEKLGIASLLNKRTYEISGGQAQRTAIARALIHSPKLVLADEPTGNLDSKAARDVMEMLERRNQEDRATMLLVTHDAVAASYCSRVVFIKDGRLYNEIHYGDNRSTFYQRIINVLSLMGGSGHEFSPVRH is encoded by the coding sequence ATGGAGATATGTTCAGTTAAACAGATTAGCAAAATTTATAAGGGGGTCGTGTCATACGAAGCCTTATCAGGGATTGATCTCAGTATTCAGGAGGGTGAATTCGTCGGCATCATGGGTCCATCAGGCAGCGGCAAAACAACATTGCTGAACATGATTTCAACCATTGACCACCCTACTTCAGGGGAATTGCAGATTGCAGGAAAGAACCCGTTTGAACTGAATCATGACGAACTGGCCTTGTTCAGACGGCGAGAGCTTGGGTTTGTGTTTCAGTCATTTAACCTGCTCAACACACTCACGGTAAAAGAAAATATTGTATTGCCGCTTACGCTGGACGGCGTATCGGTTGAGGAGATGAATGAACGTGTTGATCGACTCGCAGAGAAGCTGGGCATCGCATCTCTTCTGAACAAACGTACGTATGAAATTTCAGGAGGTCAGGCCCAACGGACAGCAATCGCACGAGCCCTGATCCATTCTCCCAAGCTGGTGCTGGCCGATGAGCCTACAGGAAATCTCGATTCGAAGGCAGCGCGTGATGTAATGGAGATGCTGGAACGTCGCAACCAGGAAGATCGGGCCACCATGCTGTTGGTCACGCATGACGCTGTGGCGGCAAGTTATTGCAGCCGGGTTGTCTTTATTAAGGATGGACGACTGTACAACGAAATTCATTATGGAGATAACCGATCGACGTTCTATCAACGAATCATCAATGTATTATCCCTGATGGGAGGCTCGGGTCATGAATTTTCGCCAGTTCGCCATTAA